A region of Muntiacus reevesi chromosome 11, mMunRee1.1, whole genome shotgun sequence DNA encodes the following proteins:
- the LOC136144168 gene encoding DDB1- and CUL4-associated factor 13, which produces MKVKMLSRNPDHYVRETKLDLHRVPRNYDPTLHPFEVPREYIRALNATKLERVFAKPFLASLDGHRDGVNCLAKNPKSLATVLSGACDGEVKIWNLTRRKCIRTIQAHEGFVRGICTRFCGTSFFTVGDDKTVKQWKMDGPSCGEEEEPLHTILGKTVYTGIDHHWKEAVFATCGQQVDIWDEQRTNPICSMTWGFDSISSVKFNPIETFLLGSCASDRNIVLYDMRQATPLKKVILDMRTNTICWNPMEAFIFTAANEDYNLYTFDMRALDTPVMVHMDHVSAVLDVDYSPTGREFVSASFDKSIRIFPVDKSRSREVYHTKRMQHVICVKWTADSKYIMCGSDEMNIRLWKANASEKLGVLTSREKAATDYNQKLKEKFQYHPHIKRISRHRHLPKSIYSQIQEQRIMKEARRRKELNRIKHSKPGSVQMVSEKKKHIVAVVK; this is translated from the coding sequence ATGAAGGTGAAGATGCTGAGTCGGAACCCCGACCACTATGTCCGCGAAACCAAATTGGACTTACACCGAGTTCCAAGAAACTATGATCCTACCTTACATCCTTTTGAGGTCCCACGAGAATATATAAGAGCTTTAAATGCTACCAAACTGGAACGGGTATTTGCAAAACCATTCCTTGCTTCCCTGGATGGTCACCGAGATGGAGTCAATTGCTTGGCAAAGAATCCAAAGAGCCTGGCTACTGTCCTTTCTGGGGCATGTGATGGAGAGGTTAAAATTTGGAACTTGACCAGACGAAAATGTATTCGTACTATACAAGCACATGAAGGTTTTGTACGAGGAATATGTACTCGCTTTTGTGGGACATCTTTTTTTACTGTTGGTGATGACAAAACTGTGAAGCAATGGAAAATGGATGGACCAAGCTGTGGAGAAGAGGAGGAGCCACTGCATACTATATTAGGAAAGACAGTGTATACAGGAATTGATCATCACTGGAAAGAAGCTGTTTTTGCCACATGTGGACAGCAAGTAGACATTTGGGATGAACAAAGAACCAATCCTATATGTTCAATGACTTGGGGATTTGACAGTATAAGCAGTGTTAAATTTAACCCAATTGAGACATTTCTCTTGGGCAGTTGTGCTTCGGACAGGAATATAGTTCTGTATGATATGAGACAAGCTACTCCTCTGAAAAAGGTCATCTTAGATATGAGAACAAATACAATTTGCTGGAACCCTATGGAAGCATTCATTTTTACTGCAGCAAACGAGGATTACAACTTGTATACTTTTGATATGCGTGCCCTGGACACTCCTGTAATGGTGCATATGGATCATGTGTCTGCAGTGCTTGATGTGGATTACTCTCCCACTGGGAGAGAGTTTGTGTCAGCTAGTTTTGATAAATCTATTCGAATCTTTCCTGTGGACAAAAGTAGAAGCAGGGAAGTCTATCACACAAAGAGAATGCAGCATGTTATCTGTGTAAAATGGACTGCTGACAGCAAGTACATTATGTGTGGATCTGATGAAATGAACATTCGTCTATGGAAAGCTAATGCTTCTGAAAAGTTGGGTGTGCTTACATCACGAGAAAAAGCAGCCACAGATTATAACCAGAAGTtaaaggagaaatttcaatatCATCCTCATATAAAACGTATCTCTCGTCACCGACATCTACCAAAATCTATCTACAGCCAGATTCAGGAACAGCGCATCATGAAAGAAGCGCGTCGACGAAAGGAACTGAATCGTATCAAACATAGCAAGCCTGGATCTGTGCAGATGGtgtcagagaagaagaaacacATAGTGGCAGTTGTGAAATAA